A genomic segment from Rubrobacter tropicus encodes:
- the narI gene encoding respiratory nitrate reductase subunit gamma, whose translation MSLWSQFLWVIFPYLALVTFVLGHVYRYVYDQYGWTPKSSQLLERRLLMWGVLLFHWGFLFVLGGHVMGLLVPIGVYRAIGVSDHNYHLLSLWVGAPVGIVAMAGILLLNIRRWFIPRIRNNTETMRFVTDGLLLVVVLLGLAATIGYRVYASQYELQGEFEYRDTVGAWFRNLFLFRPEAGLMVGVPLIFQLHAISAFVLFALWPFSSLVHVFSVPLGYLRRGHVQYRSSNPRATLARERANKSGKKPAGVEQSRRVE comes from the coding sequence ATGAGCCTCTGGAGCCAGTTCTTGTGGGTGATCTTCCCTTACCTGGCCCTCGTCACGTTCGTACTCGGGCACGTCTACCGGTACGTCTACGACCAGTACGGCTGGACGCCGAAGTCGAGCCAGCTACTGGAGCGGAGGCTGCTCATGTGGGGCGTTTTGCTCTTTCACTGGGGGTTCCTGTTCGTCCTCGGGGGGCACGTGATGGGGCTGCTCGTGCCGATCGGGGTCTACCGCGCGATCGGGGTCTCGGACCACAACTACCACCTGCTCTCCCTGTGGGTGGGCGCCCCGGTCGGGATCGTCGCGATGGCCGGCATCCTCCTGTTGAACATCCGCCGCTGGTTCATACCCCGCATCCGGAACAACACCGAGACGATGAGGTTCGTGACGGACGGGTTGCTCCTGGTGGTGGTCTTGCTCGGCCTCGCGGCGACCATCGGCTACCGCGTCTACGCCAGCCAGTACGAGCTGCAGGGGGAGTTCGAGTACAGGGACACCGTGGGCGCGTGGTTCCGCAACCTCTTTTTGTTCCGGCCCGAAGCCGGCCTCATGGTCGGGGTGCCCCTCATATTCCAGCTTCACGCTATCTCGGCCTTCGTTTTGTTCGCGCTGTGGCCGTTCTCGAGCCTGGTTCACGTCTTCAGCGTGCCGCTGGGCTACCTGCGCCGCGGCCACGTCCAGTACCGCAGCTCCAACCCGCGGGCCACCCTGGCGCGCGAGAGGGCCAACAAGTCGGGCAAGAAGCCCGCCGGCGTCGAGCAGAGCCGGCGCGTCGAGTGA
- the coaBC gene encoding bifunctional phosphopantothenoylcysteine decarboxylase/phosphopantothenate--cysteine ligase CoaBC — MILVSVGPTAGALLAPAIARELAAAGHEVGVILEPRTEHFVGPGAFATPVRVAEAPFDVPEAILFAPATAGTLARLARGLDVVPDGVLRGGVPVFVAPDLDPETARNPAVEVNLAVLREDGRRVVVGDGGGMAGAGEVTSRVLGGMGGPMAGLRVLVTAGGTHEPLDSVRFIGNRSSGKMGLALAREAMRLGAGVHVVAANVAAREPGVGWSEVETVEQLRDEVLARSGGVDALVMAAAVSDFTPASPVGEKIRRSHGVRSIDLKPTPDILEAVREQNPGLFVVGFAATHGDPVADAREKLQKKGADIVVGNDISREGLGFGSEDNEVHVVTRGGERFVPKTSKTEVAREILKDVLAGLEEER; from the coding sequence TTGATCCTGGTTTCCGTCGGCCCAACGGCCGGCGCCCTTCTAGCCCCGGCCATAGCCCGCGAACTGGCGGCGGCCGGCCACGAGGTCGGGGTAATCCTCGAACCGCGAACCGAGCATTTCGTTGGCCCAGGCGCCTTCGCCACCCCGGTACGGGTGGCGGAGGCGCCTTTCGACGTGCCCGAGGCGATCCTATTCGCGCCGGCCACGGCCGGTACCCTGGCGCGCCTGGCCCGCGGCCTGGACGTCGTGCCCGACGGCGTTCTCCGTGGCGGGGTTCCCGTCTTCGTGGCGCCAGACCTCGACCCCGAAACCGCCCGGAATCCAGCCGTCGAGGTGAACCTGGCGGTTTTGCGCGAAGACGGCAGGCGCGTCGTGGTCGGTGATGGGGGAGGGATGGCGGGTGCCGGGGAGGTAACCTCGCGCGTGTTGGGGGGGATGGGTGGTCCGATGGCCGGGCTCCGGGTGCTCGTCACGGCCGGCGGGACGCACGAACCGTTGGACAGCGTGCGCTTTATAGGGAACAGGTCGTCGGGGAAAATGGGCCTCGCGCTGGCGCGGGAGGCGATGAGGCTCGGGGCCGGGGTTCACGTGGTCGCGGCGAACGTGGCCGCGCGGGAGCCGGGGGTCGGGTGGTCGGAAGTCGAGACCGTCGAGCAGTTGCGCGACGAGGTGCTCGCGCGGTCCGGGGGCGTCGACGCGCTCGTCATGGCGGCCGCGGTATCGGACTTCACGCCGGCCTCGCCGGTGGGGGAGAAGATCCGGCGCAGCCACGGGGTTCGGAGCATAGATTTGAAGCCGACGCCCGACATCCTGGAGGCGGTCAGGGAACAGAATCCGGGCCTCTTTGTGGTAGGATTCGCGGCGACGCACGGGGACCCCGTCGCCGACGCCCGCGAGAAGCTCCAGAAAAAAGGCGCCGATATCGTGGTCGGCAACGACATCTCGCGCGAGGGTCTCGGGTTCGGTTCCGAGGATAACGAAGTACACGTGGTTACGCGCGGGGGCGAACGATTCGTGCCAAAGACCTCGAAGACGGAGGTCGCGCGTGAGATCCTGAAAGACGTCCTGGCAGGGTTGGAAGAGGAGAGATAG
- a CDS encoding thioredoxin domain-containing protein: MRKERQDGARKRPGRPGNEGGRQNNTRLLVMLGIGAVLVAGLLVALSALGEGQQEDLGAIPQNGTTLGNADAPVTIRLYEDFQCPACGQFARETLPGVVDRYVRPGDAKLVSETLAFLGPDSVPAARAALAAGSRTSTGSTPACSSRTRAPRTAATSPTSSSSAWRRRRRGSTSRGGGRRGTTRPSKKSSGPSGRGQTRPA, translated from the coding sequence ATGCGGAAAGAACGACAGGACGGGGCCCGAAAGAGGCCCGGAAGGCCCGGGAACGAAGGCGGAAGGCAGAACAACACGCGGCTGCTCGTCATGCTGGGGATCGGCGCGGTCCTGGTGGCCGGGCTCCTCGTGGCGCTGAGCGCGCTCGGCGAGGGCCAACAGGAGGACCTCGGCGCCATACCGCAGAACGGGACCACGCTCGGCAACGCTGACGCCCCGGTCACGATACGGCTCTACGAGGACTTCCAGTGCCCGGCGTGCGGCCAGTTCGCCCGCGAGACGCTGCCGGGGGTCGTGGACCGCTACGTGAGACCGGGGGATGCGAAGCTGGTCTCCGAGACGCTCGCCTTCCTGGGGCCGGACTCGGTCCCCGCCGCGCGGGCCGCCCTCGCCGCGGGGAGCAGGACCTCTACTGGCAGTACGCCGGCCTGCTCTTCGAGAACCAGGGCGCCGAGAACAGCGGCTACGTCACCGACGAGTTCCTCATCGGCCTGGCGCAGGAGACGGAGGGGCTCGACGTCGCGCGGTGGCGGGAGGCGCGGGACGACGCGTCCATCGAAGAAGAGCTCGGGGCCGTCCGGCAGAGGGCAAACGAGGCCGGCGTGA
- a CDS encoding vitamin K epoxide reductase family protein, giving the protein MGARGGHPGLRVGLALLAAGGVAISAYLTWSHLGGTAPVCVGGSGGCEAVQASRYSEILGVPVAALGLVAYAGLLLSAVFKGETAALLGLFIALVGTLFSAYLTYLEFLVIRAVCQWCVANAGIVVACLALGALRFRDTGTPVRETAGGR; this is encoded by the coding sequence GTGGGCGCCCGCGGGGGGCATCCGGGCCTTCGCGTCGGGCTCGCCCTGCTCGCCGCCGGCGGGGTCGCGATCAGCGCCTACCTCACCTGGTCCCACCTCGGCGGCACGGCCCCGGTCTGCGTCGGCGGGTCGGGCGGCTGCGAGGCGGTCCAGGCAAGCCGCTACTCCGAGATCCTTGGCGTCCCCGTCGCCGCCCTCGGTCTGGTCGCCTACGCCGGGTTGCTGCTTTCGGCCGTGTTCAAGGGCGAGACCGCGGCACTCCTCGGTCTCTTTATCGCCCTGGTCGGCACCCTCTTCAGCGCCTACCTCACCTACCTCGAGTTCCTCGTGATCCGGGCGGTCTGCCAGTGGTGCGTGGCGAACGCCGGGATCGTGGTCGCCTGCCTCGCCCTCGGCGCCCTACGCTTTCGCGACACGGGTACGCCCGTCCGGGAGACGGCGGGCGGGCGATGA
- the rpoZ gene encoding DNA-directed RNA polymerase subunit omega — protein MLNDLKIDELLSKVDSRYGLVVSSAKRARQINEYTSTLGLNDALGIPGPQVHTRSQHPLTIAIEELRQDKLDVVFKQQPEEVEDQVGAAGGDDFVSPPGGAGSPEATSVDSGAPADDEQEGAGAA, from the coding sequence ATGCTGAACGATCTTAAGATAGACGAGCTTTTGAGCAAGGTGGACTCGCGCTACGGCCTGGTCGTCTCCAGCGCCAAGCGGGCGCGCCAGATCAACGAGTACACCTCGACCCTGGGCCTGAACGACGCCCTCGGCATCCCCGGCCCGCAGGTCCACACCCGATCCCAGCACCCGCTCACGATCGCCATCGAGGAACTCCGCCAGGACAAGCTCGACGTGGTCTTCAAGCAGCAGCCAGAGGAGGTCGAGGACCAGGTCGGGGCCGCAGGCGGCGACGACTTCGTGAGCCCCCCCGGCGGCGCCGGCTCGCCCGAGGCCACTTCCGTGGACTCCGGTGCCCCGGCCGACGACGAGCAGGAGGGCGCGGGCGCGGCCTAG
- the gmk gene encoding guanylate kinase, translated as MRGRLIVVSGPSGAGKSTLIREALDAVPELAYSVSATTRAPRPGEVHGEHYVFLSREEFERWIGEGEFLECAEYSGNLYGTPEAKVEELLEAGRSVILEIELQGARQVRRKRPDAVMVFVRAPSLEETRRRLSGRATETAEAVETRLATAVGEVAARDEFDFEVVNGDREQARKDMIELMETIIGGGSDAERS; from the coding sequence GTGCGAGGACGCCTGATCGTCGTCTCCGGGCCCTCCGGAGCGGGCAAATCTACCCTGATCCGGGAAGCTTTGGATGCGGTGCCCGAACTGGCATACTCGGTCTCGGCCACGACGAGGGCGCCGAGGCCCGGGGAGGTCCACGGCGAGCACTACGTCTTTCTCTCCCGCGAGGAGTTCGAGCGCTGGATCGGGGAGGGAGAGTTCCTCGAATGCGCCGAGTACTCCGGAAACCTCTACGGGACGCCCGAGGCGAAGGTCGAGGAGCTATTGGAGGCGGGGCGGTCCGTGATCCTGGAGATAGAGCTCCAGGGCGCCCGCCAGGTGCGGCGTAAGAGGCCCGACGCCGTGATGGTCTTCGTCCGCGCCCCGTCGCTGGAAGAGACGCGCAGGAGGCTCTCCGGCAGGGCGACGGAGACGGCCGAGGCGGTCGAGACCCGGCTCGCCACGGCCGTCGGCGAGGTCGCCGCGCGGGACGAGTTCGACTTCGAGGTCGTAAACGGGGACAGGGAGCAGGCCCGCAAAGACATGATAGAACTGATGGAAACCATAATCGGTGGAGGTAGCGATGCTGAACGATCTTAA
- the metK gene encoding methionine adenosyltransferase produces MNVADDQRLKASHLFTSESVTEGHPDKIADQISDAILDAALTDDPASRVACETLVTTGLVIVAGEITTTTYVDIPTLVREKVAGIGYTRAKFGFDAETCGIITTIDPQSSDIAQGVDRALEIREDEQALDEIGAGDQGMMFGYACEETPELMPLPITLAHALTRRLSEVRKTGMLDYLRPDGKSQVTVRYEGDTPVGVEKVLISAQHRDGVEKRIKEDLLEAVIRPVMPEEFFDENTVDVLVNPTGRFVTGGPQGDTGLTGRKIIVDTYGGSAPHGGGAFSGKDATKVDRSASYAARWVAKNLVAAGIAGRCLVQVAYAIGVAQPVSVMVETFGTAKVDPATLGSLVMEHFDLRPGAIIRDLELRNPVFGQTAAYGHFGRREPGFTWEETTRADALRRSAGL; encoded by the coding sequence ATGAACGTTGCGGACGATCAGAGGCTCAAGGCTTCGCACCTTTTTACCTCGGAATCCGTCACCGAGGGCCACCCGGACAAGATAGCCGACCAGATCTCGGACGCCATACTCGACGCCGCCCTAACCGACGACCCGGCCAGCCGCGTCGCGTGCGAGACGCTCGTCACGACGGGTCTGGTCATCGTGGCCGGAGAGATCACGACCACGACCTACGTCGACATCCCGACGTTGGTCAGGGAGAAGGTCGCTGGTATCGGCTACACGCGCGCCAAGTTCGGCTTCGACGCCGAGACCTGCGGGATCATAACCACGATAGACCCCCAGTCCTCGGACATCGCGCAAGGGGTGGACCGGGCGCTCGAGATCCGCGAAGACGAGCAGGCCCTCGACGAGATAGGCGCGGGCGACCAGGGCATGATGTTCGGCTACGCCTGCGAGGAGACCCCCGAGCTTATGCCGCTCCCGATCACCCTCGCCCACGCCCTGACCCGCCGGCTCTCCGAGGTCCGCAAGACCGGGATGCTCGACTATTTGCGCCCGGACGGCAAGAGCCAGGTAACGGTGCGTTACGAGGGCGATACGCCGGTAGGCGTGGAGAAGGTCCTGATCTCCGCCCAGCACCGCGACGGGGTGGAGAAGCGCATCAAGGAGGATCTCCTGGAGGCCGTTATACGGCCGGTGATGCCGGAGGAGTTCTTTGACGAGAACACGGTAGACGTCCTCGTGAACCCGACCGGGCGCTTCGTGACGGGCGGCCCGCAGGGCGACACGGGCCTTACCGGGCGCAAGATCATAGTGGACACCTACGGCGGTTCGGCCCCCCACGGCGGCGGCGCCTTCTCCGGCAAGGACGCGACGAAGGTCGACCGCTCGGCCTCGTACGCGGCCCGCTGGGTCGCCAAGAACCTGGTCGCGGCCGGCATCGCGGGCCGTTGCCTGGTCCAGGTCGCCTACGCCATCGGGGTGGCGCAGCCGGTTAGCGTGATGGTCGAGACTTTCGGCACGGCGAAGGTCGACCCGGCCACCCTGGGCAGCCTCGTGATGGAGCACTTCGACCTGAGGCCCGGCGCCATCATCCGGGACCTCGAGCTTCGCAACCCCGTCTTCGGGCAGACGGCCGCCTACGGCCACTTCGGCCGCCGCGAGCCCGGCTTTACCTGGGAGGAGACGACCCGGGCCGACGCGCTTCGCCGCTCCGCCGGGCTGTAG
- the mihF gene encoding integration host factor, actinobacterial type has translation MLRRAPERTVDERKNALEEANRVRFARAAAKRDLKSGELDIYDLLMDPSEELRGAKVEEMLLAMKGMGRIKVTRVLREAGISRSKTLVGLTHGQRDRLLGALGCEDA, from the coding sequence ATGCTGAGGCGGGCACCAGAACGGACGGTCGACGAGCGCAAGAACGCGCTCGAAGAGGCCAACAGGGTGCGGTTCGCCAGGGCCGCCGCCAAACGGGACCTCAAGAGCGGGGAGCTGGACATCTACGACCTGCTCATGGACCCGTCCGAGGAACTGCGCGGCGCCAAAGTCGAAGAGATGCTCCTCGCTATGAAAGGTATGGGCAGGATCAAGGTCACGCGCGTGCTGAGGGAGGCAGGGATAAGCCGTTCGAAGACCCTCGTCGGCCTCACGCACGGGCAGCGGGACCGGCTACTCGGGGCGCTCGGGTGCGAGGACGCCTGA
- a CDS encoding SDR family NAD(P)-dependent oxidoreductase: protein MSGTLSGKTVMVLGGSSAYGGAAARALGREGANVALGGRDRQRLEELEAEVRARGGEALVLGLDLAKRHHPAHLVEAAVEAFGGLDALLFMASAAAPPFSSLDVDAWERSLDVNLRGFIYCLAAALPAMRERGDGRVVVVGTDDAGGVPDPLLRAWRSAVSTILAELSGELSSDGIRAAEVRLDARQARDPEECSKTIVRTLKDLEVGR, encoded by the coding sequence ATGAGCGGGACGTTGTCCGGCAAGACCGTGATGGTGCTGGGCGGCTCCAGCGCCTACGGTGGCGCCGCGGCGAGGGCGCTCGGGCGTGAGGGCGCCAACGTTGCCCTCGGGGGGCGAGACCGGCAGAGGCTGGAGGAACTGGAAGCGGAGGTCCGGGCGCGCGGCGGCGAGGCGCTCGTCCTCGGCCTGGACCTCGCCAAGCGCCACCACCCGGCCCACCTGGTGGAGGCCGCGGTGGAGGCTTTCGGCGGTCTCGACGCCCTACTGTTCATGGCTTCCGCCGCCGCCCCGCCCTTCAGCAGCCTCGACGTCGACGCCTGGGAGCGTTCCCTGGACGTGAACCTCAGGGGCTTCATCTACTGTCTCGCCGCAGCCCTGCCCGCCATGCGCGAGCGAGGAGATGGACGCGTGGTCGTGGTCGGCACCGACGACGCCGGTGGGGTGCCGGACCCGCTCTTGCGCGCCTGGCGGTCCGCGGTGAGCACGATCCTCGCGGAGCTTTCCGGCGAACTCTCCTCCGACGGCATCCGCGCCGCCGAGGTCAGGCTAGACGCCCGGCAGGCTCGCGACCCCGAGGAGTGCTCCAAGACGATAGTACGCACGCTGAAGGATCTCGAAGTAGGGCGGTGA
- the narH gene encoding nitrate reductase subunit beta: MRVKAQVAMVMNLDKCIGCHTCSVTCKNVWTSREGTEYQWWNNVETKPGVGYPKLYEDQERWKGGWTLGKNGKLELKAGGKLRKLANIFFNPDMPSIDDFYEPWTYDYETLTNAKQSEHQPVARPISQLSGDPIDLEWGPNWDDDLAGAPETASLDPNIRGELEESVRFEYEKVFMMYLPRICEHCLNPSCVASCPSGAMYKREEDGIVLVDQEQCRGWRYCVSGCPYKKVYFNWDSGKAEKCTLCYPRIETGQPTICSETCVGRLRYIGLVLYDADAVEGAASVPDEKDLLEAQRGVFLDPNDPGVVEQARFDGIPDDWVAAAQRSPIYRLAIEWGIALPLHPEYRTMPMVWYVPPLSPVMGFVEGNGAEADPDDVFPAIDELRIPIQYLANLLSAGDEEVVRRVLKRLAAMRGYMREKNLSGLGDAEVASAVGMGPQEIEDMYRLLAIAKYEDRYVIPPAHKELAAELYEQRGTAGLQFAGGPAAASDGGHRNDAYSSCSLDFAGGPGSCSSSAEAGAFGGTRNEGFYAMKDELEKKARELGGKVRAPNVRLFTSKKDFEAFHLKGRGPKGAGA, from the coding sequence GTGCGCGTCAAAGCCCAGGTGGCGATGGTGATGAACCTGGATAAATGTATCGGCTGCCACACCTGCTCGGTTACCTGCAAGAACGTCTGGACGAGCCGCGAGGGCACGGAATACCAGTGGTGGAACAACGTCGAGACCAAACCGGGCGTCGGCTACCCGAAGCTCTACGAGGACCAGGAACGCTGGAAGGGCGGCTGGACTCTAGGCAAGAACGGCAAGCTCGAGCTCAAGGCCGGCGGCAAGCTCCGCAAGCTCGCCAACATCTTCTTCAACCCGGACATGCCGTCCATAGACGACTTCTACGAGCCCTGGACCTACGATTACGAGACGCTCACGAACGCGAAACAGAGCGAGCATCAGCCCGTGGCAAGGCCCATCTCGCAGCTCTCCGGCGATCCCATAGACTTGGAGTGGGGGCCGAACTGGGACGACGACCTCGCGGGCGCCCCCGAGACCGCCTCGCTCGACCCGAACATCCGGGGCGAGCTTGAGGAGTCGGTGCGCTTCGAGTACGAGAAGGTCTTCATGATGTACCTGCCGCGCATCTGCGAGCACTGCCTGAACCCCTCGTGCGTCGCGTCGTGCCCTTCCGGCGCGATGTACAAGCGCGAGGAGGACGGGATCGTGCTGGTAGACCAGGAGCAGTGCCGCGGCTGGCGCTACTGCGTCTCCGGCTGCCCCTACAAGAAGGTCTACTTCAACTGGGATTCGGGCAAAGCGGAGAAATGTACGCTTTGCTACCCGCGCATAGAGACGGGGCAGCCGACGATCTGCTCGGAGACCTGCGTCGGTCGCCTGCGCTACATAGGTCTCGTCCTCTACGACGCCGACGCGGTGGAGGGGGCCGCTTCGGTGCCCGACGAGAAGGACCTGCTGGAGGCCCAGCGCGGCGTGTTTCTGGACCCGAACGACCCCGGGGTCGTCGAGCAGGCGCGGTTCGACGGGATTCCGGACGACTGGGTCGCGGCGGCGCAGCGGTCCCCGATCTACCGCCTCGCCATAGAGTGGGGCATCGCCCTGCCGCTCCACCCGGAGTACCGCACGATGCCCATGGTCTGGTACGTTCCCCCGCTCTCGCCGGTCATGGGTTTTGTGGAAGGGAACGGCGCCGAGGCCGACCCCGACGACGTCTTTCCGGCCATAGACGAGCTCAGGATACCGATCCAGTACCTGGCCAACCTCCTCTCGGCCGGCGACGAGGAGGTGGTCAGGAGGGTGCTGAAACGCCTGGCGGCGATGCGGGGCTACATGCGGGAGAAGAACCTCTCCGGTCTCGGGGACGCCGAGGTCGCATCGGCGGTCGGGATGGGGCCGCAGGAGATCGAAGACATGTACCGCCTGCTCGCCATCGCAAAGTACGAGGACCGCTACGTCATCCCGCCCGCCCACAAGGAGCTCGCCGCGGAGCTCTACGAGCAGCGCGGCACGGCCGGCCTCCAGTTCGCCGGCGGCCCGGCCGCCGCCTCCGACGGCGGACACCGCAACGACGCCTACTCCTCCTGCAGCCTGGACTTCGCCGGCGGACCTGGTAGCTGCTCCTCTTCGGCCGAAGCCGGCGCATTTGGCGGGACGCGCAACGAGGGTTTCTACGCCATGAAGGACGAGCTGGAGAAGAAGGCCAGGGAGCTGGGCGGGAAGGTGCGGGCGCCAAACGTGCGGCTCTTTACGAGCAAGAAGGACTTCGAGGCGTTCCACCTCAAGGGGCGCGGGCCGAAGGGGGCGGGCGCGTGA